In Chryseobacterium sp., the genomic window CCGTTTTTACTTTTTTATACAGTTCTTTCGTTACGGAAATATAGTTTTCGGAAGATTTAATTTTATCAAGATCTTCATAATACTGCCAGAATAATCCTCCCTGAACAATTCCGGGACCAGGTTTGGTAACCGTAAGCGTGGCTAAGTTTTTATCAACCGTATCTGTTTTCACCGCAGACTTCATATATCCTGTCGCCTGTGTTTGAGGAACAAGTTCTTTTCCGCCCCAAATGATGGTTGCTTTATCACTTTCACTTCCTGTCCATGATTTTCCTGAATTCAAAAGGGTGAAGATTACTTCTGAAGTACCTCTTGAACTTCCCCATGAGTTTACTTCTTTCTGGGTTACCAGCCAGATCTTCATCTCTTCAATAAAATTCTGATCATTAGGTTTCAGCTTATTGAAGGCTTCCAATGCGCCTGCCTGATTCACGACCTTTGAACTGAACCAGCCCCAGTCGTTAAGATTCTGTTTCCAGTACACGCCTTGTGTTTTTGTATCTGTAGAAGTTTCTTTAAGGTAGGTCATCAACTTATCGGATACATCTTTCAGACCGTAATCATTCATTAATAATGCAGCACGGTGAAGCCCGAAAAAGGTGAAATCTGTGATCTTAGCTGTTTTTGCTTTCTGTTTTACCAACGTTTTCAGAGCAGCCCCTTTTCCTTTTAAAGGATATTGCTTTTCCCAGTAGTTTCTGGTATCAAGGTAATCCAAAGCCCAATTATTCCAGATGTCTCCTTTATTGCTATTTGAATATTTGCTGATTTCGTTATCCACATATTGAATTAATTTTGCTGCCAAATCCTTTTGAGCCGAACTTTGGTAATCTTTTACATTATCTTTCAGCCAGGAATTGATTTTCCCCAGGTTTTTAAGGATATATAATGACGTACTGTAAGAACTAGGATACCCTGAATACCACGAGAATCCTCCGTCCGGGTTCTGCAGCTTTTTGAACTCATCCCAATCCTGATTGATAGAATTTTTCATTGTATTGGCATCAAATAATAAGGCCAGCTTTTGCATCTGCTCTGTTTCATTTTTGCTTTCCAGCACCCAAGGGGTTTCATCCAGCAGCAACTGCTTCAGCTCCTGGTTCTTTTCAAGATTTGAATTCAACAGTCCTTTATTCTGGTATTCCTCAAAAACGGTTTTCATTTTCGGATTGGCTTTGAAGATTTCAGAGGCCAGTACATCTGCAAACCATTTGTTGAAGATGACATCTGCAGAATTATTCTGGTCATTTTTCAGGCTTGGAAGCGCAAACATGATTTCCCAAATTGGATTGGTTGTCAGTTCCAGGGTATTGGACACATTGGAAGCTGTTGTAGAGGTGTTATTTTTAAGGTTATCCAAAACAAATGTCTTTGTTTCGCCTTCTTTCACAAAAACAGGAACGGCATCGGTTACCAGCATTCTGTTGGGCAATACGGCCACAGCCTGCTGCTCTCCGTCGGAATAGGTCCCTGCTTTTGCTACCACTTTCAAAATGATGGATGAAACATTATCCGGAACCTTCAGTTTCCAGGTTAATGCTCCGTTTCCGTTTTCATTTAAATTAAAGTTCTGCATTCCTGATGCCACTCCGAATTTTGAAGAAATATCTTCATTGGTGAAAGCATCCAAAATCTTCAATTCAGCGGAACCACTTAGTTTCTTATTGCTGAGGTTGGATAATTTTGACTGTAAGTTCAGTTCATCTCCTTCTCTTAAAAATCTAGGATAATTTGGAGTAACGGAGAACTCTTTCTGTGTTACCACTTCTTTTTCTAAAGTCGCAGCTCTCGCATCTTTGGTATGGGCTAAGAACATCAGCTTCCATTTTGTCAAAGCTTCAGGGGAAGTAAACTCAAAGTTTACATTGCCTTCAGCATCTGCCTTCAGGTCAGGATAGAAGAATGCTGTTTCGTTCAGATTCTGACGGACAGGAACTTTTTCCAATGATTCTTCTGGCTCTATCTGATCTAAAGCTCCATCGGAATCATCCTGTGCTGTAACCGCTGACTTAGCTATTCTGCCTTTTTTTTGTACACCATAGCCTACCATTACAACTTCTTCCATGTTTTTTTCACTTCTGACAGCAGGAGCAGCAAGAGGTGAAGGAACAGTATTATTGTAAACTTGTACTCCTGAAACTCTTCCTCCTATACCTGAGTAGAATAAATCTCCATCGAACCAATTAAAGTTAGGAACACTTACATAATTGCCATTGAAATATTTTAATTTCTTTTGGTAAGTCTTCTGTGGTAAATAGTTTCTGATATCATAAGAAGTGATTATTGTAAAGGGCACATATAATTTGTTCCAGCTGAAAGTATTGACAGCAAACTGATCCAGCGACATATCATACATATTGGCCAGAACTTCAGCATTGATCTTTTCTTTATCATTTCCAGTTACTTTTACCGTCCATTTTTCTTTTGAATTCGGCTCCAGCTTATCCCTGAAAGTCACGGTTTCAATTTTTAAAGGCTGCTCCGTATCTTTTATTTTCAGCGTAACAGACTGTGTTTTCACATCATTAAAAGCCACGACCTGAAACTGGATATTCAACTGTGACACTCCTTTATCTTTTGGAATATCCGCCATATATTCCAGTATTCCTTTCTTAAGCTGGTGGGTTTCTGAAACTGTTTTTCCTGAACCATCCTGAACAAAAATATTCACTAATGCATCAGGAACCGCAGAATACACATAGATTTTAGCTTTTTCTCCTCTTGAAACGTCCTCTTTCGGAGCAATAACCGTCAAAAACGTTTTCTGTTCCGGTTTTAAGGCGTTTTTATCCCAGACACTGAAATATTGAGAAGATTTGATCGTGTCTTTTCCTTCTCTATTGAATAACTCCAGCTGATAATCTCCGGCTTCAAGTTTTCCCAAGTCCAGATTAGTTGAGAGTTGAGCGTTATCCGTTGATGGTCCTTGCTGTCTTTCCATAACAGTCTTTTCAGTCTTCCAGTTTTTGATCTCATCATTTTTATCAAAAAGATCATGGGGAAATTTACTGATGAATTCCTCTTTTGAATATTTCGGCAGATCCTGAACTTCGGTCTGGAAATTCTGTCTGAAAATTCTGTCCGGAGCTCTCAGTTTTGAGAGTTTCACCTGATATGATTTTTTAAGGCTCTGTTCATTGTAGTTCTTTGTTTCTACTTTTACTTTTACATTTTCATCAGTAAAGGTATTGCTGATTTCATCTGCTTTAATGTAATGGGAAACTGACGCTACCTTCAGCTGGGTTTCCGCTGACTGGGTTTCCCCATTGATATCGGTAACGGAAGCATTGATTTCATAGTTATCGATCTGTATTCCTTCCAGTTTTTCATCTTTTTTAAGATCCAGACGGATGACGAACTCCCCTTTTTCATTGGTCTTAGCTTCTCCCAGGATAGAATTTTCGTTATCATTATCCTGCGGATACCACCAGAAATACCTCCATCTGATGTTATGTTTTTTAATTTCGTAGCTTACTGTAGTGTTGCTTAGAGCCACACCCGAGAACATCAGTGCTTTTCCTTTCAGTTCTATGGTCTGCCCATATTTGTATTCCTCTTTTACTGGATCGAAGGTCACTTCAAATTTCGGTCTTTTGTATTCTTCTACCCTGATATCTTTGTATCCCTCGGTATTCCCGTCGGTTCTCAGATAAAAAGTACCATTCAGCTTGCCTTTTGGCAGAATAAAGCTGCCATGATACGAACCAAATTCGTTCGCTGTAAAATCCTGTGCGGAAATTTCCTGGCTGTTGGCATCCAGTAAAGTGATCTTCTGTTTTAATCCTGAAAGAACAGACTCTACTTCCTTGTTCAATCCGGTATTGATGACTTTAAAATATACTGTCTGACCCGGTCTGTAAATGGCTCTGTCTGTAAAGATCTGTGCCATAGTCCTGGATTCTTTATTAGGGTTGTATACTTCGGTATTCCCCCTGTTTCCATATACCTGCATGATCTGGAAATCATTGGTTTTAGGCTGTTGGATCAGGAAAGTCCTGTAGTAATCATCATTGGCAGTGGAAGGAAATCTGAAAACCCCTTTTTCATCAGTTTTACCCTCTATTTTATTCAGGGTTTTATTCGCCACAAATTCATAGAATACAAGGTTTTCATTAGCTATTGACCTACCGTTTTCACTGCTGACCAGTTTCAGGTTGTTTGAAAGCTGATTTCTGTCTGTTTTATTCTGGTATATAATTTTATTCCCGGAAACTAAAAAATAAAAATTCTGTTTGGAATCACTATTTTTTTCTTCTCCGGCTACAGCATATTCTACGACATAAATACCGGACGGAAGCGGCTTTATTTCCAGTGAGGTTTTATGCAGCTGATAATCTTTAGGATCAGAAAGCTGATAGGTTTCTTTTCTTACCAGATTCTTTTTAACCTTTCCCAACAGATTACCGTATGGATTCAGAATATACTGCAGGACTGGGCTAAAATCCTCTTTTACTTCGTAAATATTCAAGGAGAAGCCTGAAACATTTTTATATTCAGCCACAAAATGAACAGGCAGGTTATTCTGGGTCTGCGGCTCATATTTGATATTCAGAACAGGATTAATGATCTGATTTTCTTTGTTTTTAATATTCTCAATAAATGGAGATTTCGGATACTGGCTTTTGGCCTGCTGCGCCATCGCAATGGCTTCTTTTGTTTTCTTTTTAATGATAAGCTCATTCATGATATCCTCCATGATAATGACCTTATAGTCTCCCTCCACATCGGATTTCAATAAGTTCTGAAGCTGTTCAAGCTTATCTTTACACTGATTGAAATTACAGTTCTCCATCATCTTTTCCTTCATGAAATACAGCTTTGAATTTCCATTGTTCCGGGCAATCAGTTCATCAAAAATAATATGGACCGAAGTTTGGTTTTCTGTAAGCTCATTTTTTGTAAACAGGTTATTTTCTGATAAAAAGCCTACTTTTTTCAGCGCATACCAATCCCGCAAAGTTGGGAAATAGGCAATATCTTTCGTGTCTGAGAATAGATCTTTATACTTAGCCAGAGAAACTTTTTCCATTTCCGGCTTCTGCTGGTCAAGTTCCTGATAGGACCTGGTTAAATAGTTTTTAAAATCCAGTTTGCTCCAGGTTTCAATCTGTGATAGATCCTGCGAATTGATATTGGTTCTTCCGTTTATTCTCCAGTAATTCTGATTATAATAATCCAGAAAAAATCCATTTAACAAAACTTTATAAACTGCTTTTTCTTCTCCCTTTAATTTCTCTTCTGACTGCTGAAGTTTACCGAAGAATTTCGAAGCCGCATTATTTTGATCGTCATCTACAGTCTGATTAACAATACTAAACTCCGCTTTTAGCGCACGGATCAGCTGGAGTGCATTATTTTCTTTCATAGCCTGGTTTTGTATGTTTACAATAATGGGAAGATTAGATTTATAAGCTCCTTTTGTCCTATTTTCAACAATTTTTTTCCATTGGTCTTCATAATATTTTTGTGCGAAAACCGGTGAAAAGCCCAGCATTAAAAGCAAAAGCATAAATATCTTGGAAAATCTTTTCATATATATTATTTTTGATAAATGAACTTCTTAAAAATACTGAAAAAATATGTCATAGACAGCCAAATTTATGTCTCATTAATGGGAACTTTTTTTGCAGTATTTTTCATGAAAGAGCAAAACACATTCCGTTTCCCTACCATATTATTAATTTTCATCACCTATTTCAGCGGTTACCTGTACACCAAGTATCAGTATACCAGACACTTTTTAAAAATAGTGGCTTTAAATGCTGTAGCAGGAATCGTCTGTGCCTTTCTGATCATCCACAACCACAACGAAATAAGGCTTTTGAAATGGTTTATTATTGTCATTCTAGGACTGTTGTATAACAGTTTTTTCCTCGATGTTTATATCCGGAAGATCCCTTTGCTGAAGGTTTTTTATGTAGGACTGGTATGGGCGCTGGTCAACTGCTGGCTCACCCTTTCTGAATTCAGCATCCCTATTTTTCTGATTAGTTTTTTCTTTATCACGGCCTTGGTTCTTCCTTTCGATATCCGGGATATGGATAATGATACGGTGAAGACCTTTCCGATGTTAATAGGCGTTCAGAATACAAAATATATTGCTTATGCACTTGTTTTTATAAGCAGCCTGATTGGGGTTTTCTATCTGAAACCTCTCTATGCAGCCACATTTTTTATGTCCGGTATGACCACCTATATTTTTATCTATTTCGCTGAAAATAAAAGAGATGACAGCTATTTTTCATTTGGAGTGGAAACTTGTTCTGCACTTCCTTTTTTATTTTTACTAATAATGGAGTATTTTTGACAAATGATTATCAAGAAGCTTTCCCTTTACAATTTCAAAAACCATTCTGAGAAAAAATTTGAATTTTCCCCGCAGATCAACTGTTTTGTAGGAAATAACGGCGTGGGAAAGACCAATATCCTGGATGCTCTTCATTACCTTTCGGTTGGAAAAAGCTTTTTAGGAAACACAGATCTCAACAACATTAAAAGAGAAGAAGATTTCTTCACGATCGATGCAGAGATCATCAACGAAGACGCTGATGATATCATTAGAATAGCACAGCCTAAGGAAGCCAAAAAAGTGATCAAAAAAATGATAAAAGCTATGACAGATTAGCTGATCATATTGGCTATCTTCCCAGCGTTATGATTTCTCCCTATGATTCCAATCTCATTTCAGATTCCGGAGAAAGCAGACGGAAATTTCTGGATTCCATGATCTCTCAGACAGATTCAGAATATCTTTTTGACCTGATCCAGTATCAAAAAACCATCCAGCAGAGAAATGCCCTACTGAAATATTTTGCCAAAAACAGAACCTGGGATAAGGATTCACTGGAAATTTATGATGATCCGATCTCCAAATTTGGAACTAAAATTTTTAAGAAAAGAAAAGAATTTGTAGAACAGTTGAATCCTATTGTTCAGAATTTCTATGATATCATTTCCGGAGGGAAAGAAACGGTATCCGTTATTTATGAATCTCATTTATTAGAAAACTCTTTTGAAGATCTTTTAAAGGAAAACCTTGAAAGAGACCGCATGCTTACCTATACTTCAAAAGGAATCCATAAAGACGATCTGCTTTTTGAAATGGATCATGTTTTAATCAAAAAAATAGGATCTCAGGGACAGCAGAAATCCTTCCTGATCTCTTTAAAACTAGCCCAGATGAGTCTTATAAAAGAACTGACTCGTAAAACACCGATTCTTCTACTGGATGATATTTTTGACAAACTCGACGACATCCGGGTTTCACAACTGATTGAGCTGGTCAATAAGGAAAGTTTCGGACAGATCTTTATTACAGATA contains:
- a CDS encoding alpha-2-macroglobulin family protein — translated: MKRFSKIFMLLLLMLGFSPVFAQKYYEDQWKKIVENRTKGAYKSNLPIIVNIQNQAMKENNALQLIRALKAEFSIVNQTVDDDQNNAASKFFGKLQQSEEKLKGEEKAVYKVLLNGFFLDYYNQNYWRINGRTNINSQDLSQIETWSKLDFKNYLTRSYQELDQQKPEMEKVSLAKYKDLFSDTKDIAYFPTLRDWYALKKVGFLSENNLFTKNELTENQTSVHIIFDELIARNNGNSKLYFMKEKMMENCNFNQCKDKLEQLQNLLKSDVEGDYKVIIMEDIMNELIIKKKTKEAIAMAQQAKSQYPKSPFIENIKNKENQIINPVLNIKYEPQTQNNLPVHFVAEYKNVSGFSLNIYEVKEDFSPVLQYILNPYGNLLGKVKKNLVRKETYQLSDPKDYQLHKTSLEIKPLPSGIYVVEYAVAGEEKNSDSKQNFYFLVSGNKIIYQNKTDRNQLSNNLKLVSSENGRSIANENLVFYEFVANKTLNKIEGKTDEKGVFRFPSTANDDYYRTFLIQQPKTNDFQIMQVYGNRGNTEVYNPNKESRTMAQIFTDRAIYRPGQTVYFKVINTGLNKEVESVLSGLKQKITLLDANSQEISAQDFTANEFGSYHGSFILPKGKLNGTFYLRTDGNTEGYKDIRVEEYKRPKFEVTFDPVKEEYKYGQTIELKGKALMFSGVALSNTTVSYEIKKHNIRWRYFWWYPQDNDNENSILGEAKTNEKGEFVIRLDLKKDEKLEGIQIDNYEINASVTDINGETQSAETQLKVASVSHYIKADEISNTFTDENVKVKVETKNYNEQSLKKSYQVKLSKLRAPDRIFRQNFQTEVQDLPKYSKEEFISKFPHDLFDKNDEIKNWKTEKTVMERQQGPSTDNAQLSTNLDLGKLEAGDYQLELFNREGKDTIKSSQYFSVWDKNALKPEQKTFLTVIAPKEDVSRGEKAKIYVYSAVPDALVNIFVQDGSGKTVSETHQLKKGILEYMADIPKDKGVSQLNIQFQVVAFNDVKTQSVTLKIKDTEQPLKIETVTFRDKLEPNSKEKWTVKVTGNDKEKINAEVLANMYDMSLDQFAVNTFSWNKLYVPFTIITSYDIRNYLPQKTYQKKLKYFNGNYVSVPNFNWFDGDLFYSGIGGRVSGVQVYNNTVPSPLAAPAVRSEKNMEEVVMVGYGVQKKGRIAKSAVTAQDDSDGALDQIEPEESLEKVPVRQNLNETAFFYPDLKADAEGNVNFEFTSPEALTKWKLMFLAHTKDARAATLEKEVVTQKEFSVTPNYPRFLREGDELNLQSKLSNLSNKKLSGSAELKILDAFTNEDISSKFGVASGMQNFNLNENGNGALTWKLKVPDNVSSIILKVVAKAGTYSDGEQQAVAVLPNRMLVTDAVPVFVKEGETKTFVLDNLKNNTSTTASNVSNTLELTTNPIWEIMFALPSLKNDQNNSADVIFNKWFADVLASEIFKANPKMKTVFEEYQNKGLLNSNLEKNQELKQLLLDETPWVLESKNETEQMQKLALLFDANTMKNSINQDWDEFKKLQNPDGGFSWYSGYPSSYSTSLYILKNLGKINSWLKDNVKDYQSSAQKDLAAKLIQYVDNEISKYSNSNKGDIWNNWALDYLDTRNYWEKQYPLKGKGAALKTLVKQKAKTAKITDFTFFGLHRAALLMNDYGLKDVSDKLMTYLKETSTDTKTQGVYWKQNLNDWGWFSSKVVNQAGALEAFNKLKPNDQNFIEEMKIWLVTQKEVNSWGSSRGTSEVIFTLLNSGKSWTGSESDKATIIWGGKELVPQTQATGYMKSAVKTDTVDKNLATLTVTKPGPGIVQGGLFWQYYEDLDKIKSSENYISVTKELYKKVKTVNGEELQKISADTPLKIGDKVTVRMILNTDRAMEFIHIKDMRAAGFEPLDALSGYQWKNNLGYYQSTKDASANFYIQYMPKGKYVFEYDVVANASGKFSNGITTMQNYYAPQMNAHTKGTGVQILE